A part of Cannabis sativa cultivar Pink pepper isolate KNU-18-1 chromosome 6, ASM2916894v1, whole genome shotgun sequence genomic DNA contains:
- the LOC115724630 gene encoding receptor kinase-like protein Xa21, protein MYDNKLKGALPETIGKLHMLERVHLHANEFYGEIPFSIGNLSRLSELRLDENNFHGNIPSSLENCKSLLWLDLSSNSFNGTIPPNVIGLSSLSKSLNLSRNYLSGSLPWEVGNLKNLVELDVSKNNLSGDIPSSLGDCTILQRLNMDHNKFEGVLPETLYSLKGIEEIDLSYNNLSGHISKDLAKLSSLSKLNLSFNDLEGELPTGGVFGNFSGISISGNDKLCGGIPELELRECFRKHNLSFEAKLTISICCALVVLLLLYAVIYYFLRKSKRKALKSYERDPVMNISYGELLKATNGFSPNNMIGQGGFGSVYKGILGPHQTIVAVKVFNLVNREATKSFMTECEILRSVRYRNLVKIIDGCSGVDYQGNDFKALIYEFMPNGSLEDWLHSIPAKNSEEQQKSLNLSQRLNIVIDVASALDYLHNHNQLHIVHCDLKPSNILLDQNMTAHVSDFGLSRIIIEDSSINQTSSIGIKGTIGYAAPEYGMGSKVTTQGDVYSFGILLLEIFTGKRPTYAGFKDELNLNRFVKTALPERVMEVVDSRLVFREEEERATTSSSSSTLLQTRRGKVDELLISILKVGVMCSEISPRNRIQINDALNKLHEIRNLVLKDELV, encoded by the exons ATGTATGACAATAAGCTAAAAGGAGCTCTTCCTGAAACCATTGGTAAACTTCACATGTTAGAAAGAGTGCATCTCCATGCTAATGAATTCTATGGAGAAATTCCTTTTTCCATTGGCAATCTCAGTCGATTGAGTGAGCTTCGATTAGATGAGAACAATTTTCATGGAAACATCCCTTCTAGTCTCGAAAATTGCAAAAGCTTGTTGTGGTTGGACCTTTCCAGTAACTCCTTCAATGGTACCATTCCCCCAAATGTTATTGGTTTGTCATCTTTGTCAAAGTCTCTAAATCTGTCCAGAAATTATTTGAGTGGTTCTTTGCCTTGGGAAGTTGGTAACTTGAAAAATCTTGTCGAGTTAGAtgtttcgaaaaataatttgtCTGGTGATATTCCTAGCAGCCTTGGGGATTGCACAATCTTACAAAGACTTAATATGGATCATAACAAGTTTGAAGGAGTTCTTCCAGAAACTTTGTACTCGTTGAAAGGCATTGAAGAAATAGACTTATCATATAATAATCTTTCTGGGCATATCTCAAAAGACTTGGCTAAGTTATCTTCCTTGTCAAAATTGAACCTTTCTTTCAATGATCTGGAGGGTGAGCTTCCAACAGGAGGTGTTTTTGGTAATTTCAGTGGAATTTCAATTTCTGGTAATGACAAGCTTTGTGGGGGTATACCTGAGTTAGAACTAAGAGAATGCTTTAGAAAACATAACTTGTCTTTTGAGGCCAAGTTGACAATCTCTATATGTTGTGCCCTTGTAGTATTACTACTATTATATGCTGTAATCTACTATTTTCTTAGGAAGTCAAAAAGGAAAGCTTTAAAATCTTATGAGAGAGATCCTGTCATGAATATTTCATATGGGGAGCTCCTTAAAGCAACTAATGGTTTCTCTCCCAACAATATGATTGGACAAGGTGGGTTTGGCTCTGTCTATAAAGGAATCCTTGGACCACATCAAACAATTGTAGCTGTGAAAGTATTCAACCTTGTAAATAGAGAAGCTACAAAGAGTTTCATGACCGAATGTGAAATTCTAAGAAGTGTCAGATACCGAAACCTTGTGAAGATTATTGATGGTTGCTCGGGTGTTGATTACCAAGGTAATGATTTCAAGGCTCTCATATATGAATTCATGCCAAATGGGAGTTTGGAAGATTGGCTGCATTCTATTCCAGCAAAAAATTCAGAAGAGCAACAGAAAAGTTTGAACTTGTCTCAAAGATTAAACATAGTGATCGATGTGGCATCTGCCTTAGATTATCTTCATAACCATAACCAATTACATATTGTACATTGTGATCTGAAACCAAGTAACATTCTTCTTGACCAAAACATGACTGCCCATGTAAGTGATTTTGGTTTGTCAAGGATTATTATTGAAGACAGTTCTATAAACCAGACAAGTTCCATTGGAATAAAGGGTACTATTGGATATGCAGCTCCAG AATATGGCATGGGAAGCAAGGTGACAACTCAAGGAGATGTATACAGTTTCGGTATCCTCTTGTTGGAGATTTTCACAGGGAAAAGGCCTACATATGCAGGCTTCAAAGATGAGTTGAATTTGAACCGGTTTGTCAAAACAGCTTTACCTGAAAGAGTGATGGAAGTAGTTGATTCTCGTCTTGTTTTTCGCGAAGAGGAGGAAAGAGCTACTActagcagcagcagcagcacacTGCTCCAAACAAGAAGAGGAAAAGTAGATGAGTTATTAATTTCTATACTCAAAGTTGGAGTCATGTGTTCGGAAATATCTCCAAGAAACAGGATACAAATCAATGATGCTCTTAACAAACTGCATGAAATTAGAAACTTGGTCCTTAAAGATGAGTTGGTTTAG
- the LOC115695665 gene encoding uncharacterized protein LOC115695665, whose protein sequence is MPKSKRDRPVTLSKTKKKGREHKEAVVNSIRKAVEEYSWIYVFSFENMRNLKFKQFREQLKANSRFFLGSNKVMQVALGRSASDEIMPNIYKVSKLLRGDAGLLCTNLPKEEVERIFNEYEDYDFARTGSLATETVELKEGPLEQFTHEMEPFLRKQGMPVRLNKGTIELVADYVVCEEGKPLSPEASRILRLLGTKMATFRLHLICRWSPDDFELYSRGTEDSDVETS, encoded by the exons ATGCCCAAGTCTAAGCGTGATAGACCTG TTACCTTATCTAAGACAAAGAAGAAAGGTAGGGAGCATAAAGAAGCTGTTGTAAATTCGATAAGGAAGGCTGTGGAGGAATACAGTTGGATATATGTATTCTCTTTCGAGAACATGAGAAATCTCAAATTTAAGCAGTTTAGAGAGCAGCTTAAGGCAAATAGCAG ATTTTTCCTTGGGTCCAACAAAGTCATGCAAGTTGCTCTAGGTCGATCCGCATCTGATGAAATCATGCCGAACATTTACAAAGTTTCTAAG CTTCTGCGTGGAGATGCTGGACTTCTCTGTACCAATTTGCCAAAAGAAGAGGTTGAAAG GATATTTAATGAATACGAGGACTATGATTTTGCGAGAACAGGAAGCTTGGCTACAGAAACG GTGGAGCTCAAAGAAGGTCCTTTGGAACAGTTTACCCATGAGATGGAGCCCTTTTTGCGTAAGCAGGGGATGCCTGTTCGTTTGAACAAAG GTACTATTGAGCTTGTTGCAGACTACGTTGTTTGTGAGGAGGGAAAGCCGTTGTCACCTGAGGCTTCTCGCATATTG AGGTTATTGGGGACCAAAATGGCTACTTTTCGACTTCACTTGATTTGCAGATGGAGTCCTGATGATTTTGAACTCTACAGTAGAGGAACAGAAGATTCAGATGTGGAAACTTCTTAA